The proteins below are encoded in one region of Oryzias melastigma strain HK-1 linkage group LG7, ASM292280v2, whole genome shotgun sequence:
- the rerea gene encoding arginine-glutamic acid dipeptide repeats protein isoform X4, protein MPGVNDCDLLMYLRAARSMAAFAGMCDGGSTEDGCLAASRDDTTLNALNTLHESSYDAGKALQRLVKKPVPKLIEKCWSEDEVKRFIKGLRQFGKNFFRIRKELLPNKETGELITFYYYWKKTPEAASCRAHRRHRRQPVFRRIKTRTASTPVNTPSRPPSSEFLDLSSASEDDFDSEDSEQELKGYACRHCFSTTSKDWHHGGRENILLCTDCRIHFKKYAELPPIEKPVDPPPFMFKPVKEEEDGLSGKHSMRTRRNRGSMSTLRSGRKKQPASPDGRASPTNEDLRSSGRTSPSAASTDSTDSKTDSMKKPSKKIKEEAPSPMKSTKRQREKGASDSEETERATAKKSKTQELSRPDSPSECEGEGEGESSDGRSINEELSSDPKDIDQDNRSSSPSIPSPRDNESDSDSSAQQQQLLQSQHPAVIQCQPGTSTASAAPPPPPTSNPLLPPQVPTAAASASLPPQPLAQAGPMSLIQSGASLHPQRLPSPHSPLTQAPSSGPTVPPQSLPSPHHGPLPPVPHPLQPAPPHLPHPHSMTPQGFPVGPSQVPPPSVPSQSQQRPHSPPSQSQSSSQSGGQPPREQPLPPATMSVPHIKPPPTTPIPQMPTPQSHKHPPHVPAPPFLPMPSNLPPPPALKPLSSLSNHHPPSAHPPPLQLMPQGQQLQPPPAQPPVLTQSQSLPPSASHQPPAAPPLPHTVSHPTAGPPQPPFSSHPFSTVLPPTGPPPSSSNSMPSLQPPPPSSSSISMPLPASVPCAGPGPSIPPVNIKEEPLDEPEEPESPPPPQRSPSPEPTVVNTPSHASQSARFYKHLDRGYNSCARTDFYFTPLASSKLAKKREEALEKAKREAEQKAREEKEREREREKEREREREREKEVERAAKASSSSHESRMGEPPMAGPAHMRPPFDGPPTTIAAVPPYIGPDTPALRTLSEYARPHVMSPSNRNHPFFVSLNPADPLLAYHMPGLYNADPAMRERELREREMREREIRERELRERMKPGFEVKPPEMESLHPSTNPMEHFVRHGAITLPPMPSPHPFASFHPSLNPLERERLALVGPQLRPEMSYPERVAAERLHAERMATVANDPIARLQMFNVTPHHHQHSHIHSHLHLHQQDPLHQGGGECLVCPPGSGSHPLAVDPLAAGPHLARFPYPPGTIPNPLLGQPPHEHEMLRHPVFGAPYPRDLPGGIPPPMSAAHQLQAMHAQSAELQRLAMEQQWLHGHHMHGGPLPGQEDYYSRLKKESDKQL, encoded by the exons AAGCGCTTCATTAAAGGGTTGAGGCAGTTtggaaaaaactttttcagGATCCGGAAAGAGCTGCTGCCCAACAAAGAAACG ggaGAGCTCATCACATTTTACTACTACTGGAAGAAGACTCCGGAGGCAGCCAGTTGTCGAGCCCACCGCAGGCATCGCCGGCAGCCCGTCTTCCGCCGCATTAAGACACGAACTGCTTCAACTCCGGTCAACACCCCCTCACGACCCCCATCCAGCGAGTTCT TGGACCTCAGCTCAGCCAGCGAAGATGACTTTGACAGTGAAGACAGCGAGCAGGAGCTGAAAGGCTACGCGTGCCGCCACTGTTTCAGCACCA CCTCAAAGGACTGGCACCACGGGGGCCGGGAGAACATCTTGCTGTGCACCGACTGCCGCATTCACTTCAAGAAGTACGCGGAGCTGCCCCCCATAGAGAAGCCTGTGGACCCTCCTCCATTTATGTTCAAACCTGtcaaggaggaagaggatggaCTCAGCGGGAAGCATAGCATGAGGACCAGACGGAACCGAGGCTCG ATGTCAACACTACGAAGTGGTCGCAAGAAGCAACCAGCTAGTCCTGATGGCCGAGCCTCGCCTACCAACGAGGACCTGCGCTCCAGTGGACGGACTTCACCCAGCGCCGCAAGCACCGACAGCACCGACAGCAAGACAGACTCCATGAAGAAGCCAAGCAAA AAAATCAAGGAGGAGGCTCCTTCACCTATGAAAAGCACCAAACGGCAAAGAGAGAAGGGAGCGTCAGACTCCGAGGAGACTGAGAGGGCCACTGccaaaaagtccaaaacacaA GAGCTGAGTCGGCCAGACTCCCCCTCAGAATGCGAGGGCGAGGGGGAGGGAGAGAGCTCTGATGGGCGCAGCATCAACGAGGAGCTCAGTAGCGATCCCAAAGACATTGACCAGGACAACCGGAGCTCCTCCCCCAGCATCCCCAGTCCCCGCGACAACGAGAGCGACTCGGATTCCTCTGCTCAGCaacagcagctcctgcagagcCAGCATCCCGCCGTCATCCAGTGTCAACCAGGCACCTCCACTGCCTCTGCAGCGCCCCCTCCACCTCCAACCTCAAACCCGCTGCTGCCTCCGCAGGTCCCCACTGCAGCTGCTTCCGCCTCACTACCTCCTCAGCCTCTGGCACAGGCTGGCCCCATGTCTCTCATCCAGTCTGGAGCATCGCTTCACCCTCAAAGGCTGCCTTCTCCTCACTCACCTCTGACTCAGGCTCCATCTTCAGGCCCCACAGTCCCACCTCAGTCTCTACCCAGCCCACATCATGGGCCCCTGCCTCCAGTGCCACACCCATTACAGCCTGCCCCCCCACATCTGCCTCACCCTCACTCCATGACCCCTCAGGGATTCCCTGTGGGCCCCTCTCAGGTTCCACCTCCCTCAGTCCCCAGCCAGTCCCAGCAGAGGCCTCACTCGCCTCCTTCTCAAAGCCAGTCATCTTCTCAGAGTGGGGGCCAGCCGCCACGGGAGCAGCCCCTACCTCCTGCAACCATGTCTGTACCTCACATCAAACCCCCTCCCACCACACCCATCCCTCAGATGCCCACCCCACAGTCTCACAAACATCCGCCCCACGTGCCAGCGCCTCCCTTCCTTCCCATGCCTTCAAaccttcctccacctcctgctctGAAGCCCCTCAGCTCCTTATCCAACCATCATCCTCCATCAGCACACCCGCCCCCGCTGCAGCTCATGCCTCAGGGGCAGCAGCTTCAGCCTCCTCCAGCCCAGCCTCCAGTTCTCACCCAGTCACAGAGCCTTCCACCGTCAGCCAGCCACcagcctcctgctgctcctcctctacCGCACACCGTCTCACACCCTACAGCCGGGCCGCCGCAGCCGCCCTTCTCCTCTCATCCTTTCAGTACAGTTCTACCTCCAACCGGCCCCCCTCCATCCTCATCAAACTCTATGCCCAGTctccagcctcctcctccttcctcctcttctaTCTCCATGCCTCTCCCCGCCTCCGTCCCGTGTGCTGGTCCCGGACCATCAATCCCACCGGTGAACATCAAGGAGGAGCCCCTGGATGAACCAGAGGAACCAGagagccccccacccccacagagaagcccctcccccgaGCCTACAGTGGTCAACACGCCCAGCCATGCCAGCCAATCTGCACG GTTCTACAAGCACCTGGACCGGGGTTACAACTCCTGCGCTAGGACGGACTTTTACTTCACTCCACTTGCTTCATCCAAACTGGCCAAAAAGCGGGAAGAGGCGCTAGAGAAAGCCAAGAGGGAAGCGGAGCAGAAGGCTCGGGAGGAGAAGGAGCGAGAAAGGGAGAGGGAAAAGGAGCGGGAAAGAGAGCGGGAGCGTGAGAAGGAGGTGGAGCGTGCCGCG AAAGCCTCCAGCTCGTCTCATGAAAGCAGAATGGGGGAACCTCCTATGGCTGGCCCCGCCCACATGCGACCCCCCTTCGATGGCCCCCCAACTACAATTGCAGCTGTGCCTCCGTACATTGGCCCCGACACCCCTGCCTTACGCACACTCAGCGAGTACGCCAGACCCCACGTCATGTCGCCGAGCAATCGAAACCACCCCTTCTTTGTGTCGCTCAACCCCGCCGACCCGCTGCTGGCCTACCACATGCCAGGCCTGTACAACGCCGACCCCGCCATGCGGGAGCGCGAACTGCGAGAGCGGGAGATGCGTGAGAGGGAAATCCGTGAGCGGGAGCTCAGGGAAAGGATGAAGCCGGGCTTTGAAGTCAAGCCACCAGAGATGGAATCACTCCACCCCTCCACGAATCCCATGGAGCACTTCGTCAGGCACGGCGCCATCACTCTGCCCCCCATGCCCAGCCCTCACCCATTTGCCTCTTTCCACCCGAGCCTGAACCCCTTAGAGCGCGAGCGGCTAGCCCTCGTGGGGCCTCAGCTGCGGCCAGAAATGAGCTACCCCGAGCGGGTGGCCGCTGAGAGACTCCACGCCGAGAGGATGGCCACCGTGGCCAACGACCCCATCGCCCGTCTGCAGATGTTCAACGTCACGCCGCATCACCACCAgcactcacacattcactcccATCTGCACCTCCACCAGCAAGACCCGCTACACCAAG GTGGTGGTGAATGTCTTGTGTGTCCTCCAGGCTCGGGGTCCCACCCCCTGGCAGTGGATCCCCTGGCAGCCGGACCCCACCTGGCTCGCTTCCCCTACCCACCCGGCACCATCCCCAACCCCCTCCTGGGTCAGCCACCGCACGAGCACGAGATGCTGCGCCACCCCGTCTTCG GTGCTCCGTACCCACGGGACCTACCAGGAGGAATTCCACCACCCATGTCAGCGGCCCACCAGCTGCAGGCCATGCATGCACAGTCAGCAGAGCTGCAGCGGCTGGCGATGGAGCAGCAGTGGCTGCATGGACACCACATGCATGGAGGACCTCTGCCCGGCCAGGAGGACTACTACAG CCGTCTGAAGAAGGAAAGCGACAAGCAGCTGTAA